In Trifolium pratense cultivar HEN17-A07 linkage group LG7, ARS_RC_1.1, whole genome shotgun sequence, a genomic segment contains:
- the LOC123893546 gene encoding uncharacterized protein LOC123893546 — MHLGNTTTNRVESAHWRLKKMLEHSKGDLCKCLEGMNDNIRLEVDKIKKSFQKSFYYTEKTHSSPFFQYLRNFVSRAAMTLISDEMERIDIVGTNKNLCGCKLRSTCELPCACELSGYTTSGVPIPLDSVHGHWKKLTMEEPLEDDTEDGYELDMSNAMEAIWTRFRSLDIVGKRALKSKVFELAYPASSSLCPPPEKIKTRGGVKNKNKGKAPKGYDVYRDPSYFEHVEREYGDSQGTSKRLCTQQSQTSQKELSQPSQKQQSQPSQKQLSQMSKKLTSQKYLGQFPDHMHPHIVDIADVLEDGNCGFRAVASLLGYTEEGWSIVRRELDEELRNNNNLYEKLFRQDLQVVRDSLVATRWFTIPAMGYLVANRYNVVLVTLGKPSKTFFPMMTSYSSSARFFCIGFVNGNHWVPVNMSKGFPLPEVTADWKKFCSHEAKSWMSNLNGRLQYWNLLNPPVKPLSGVMSVE, encoded by the exons ATGCATTTAGGAAACACAACGACTAatag AGTCGAGTCTGCACATTGGAGACTGAAGAAAATGTTGGAACACAGCAAAGGAGACTTATGCAAGTGTTTGGAAGGCATGAATGACAACATAAGACTAGAAGTTGACAAAATAAAGAAGTCTTTTCAAAAAAGTTTTTACTATACAGAAAAGACACATAGCAgtccattttttcaatatttgagaAACTTTGTCTCCAGGGCTGCTATGACACTAATTTCTGATGAGATGGAGAGAATTGACATTGTTGGAACAAATAAAAACTTGTGTGGTTGCAAACTTAGGTCAACATGTGAGTTGCCTTGTGCTTGTGAATTGAGTGGATATACAACCAGCGGTGTACCGATACCGTTAGATTCAGTTCACGGTCACTGGAAGAAATTAACTATGGAAGAACCATTGGAGGATGACACAGAGGATGGATATGAGTTGGACATGAGTAATGCAATGGAGGCCATATGGACTCGATTTCGGTCACTTGATATTGTTGGTAAAAGAGCGTTGAAGAGTAAAGTGTTTGAACTTGCTTATCCAGCCTCAAGTTCATTGTGTCCACcacctgaaaaaataaaaaccagagGAGGAGTGAAGAACAAAAATAAAGGCAAAGCACCAAAAGGTTATGATGTGTATCGTGATCCATCATACTTTGAACACGTTGAAAGAGAATATGGTGATTCACAAG GTACATCGAAGAGGTTGTGTACACAACAATCACAAACATCTCAGAAGGAACTATCTCAACCCTCTCAGAAGCAACAATCTCAACCATCTCAGAAACAACTATCTCAGATGTCTAAAAAACTGACATCTCAGAAATATTTGGGGCAATTTCCTGATCATATGCATCCACATATTGTTGACATTGCTGATGTGCTTGAAGATGGAAATTGTGGTTTTAGAGCTGTTGCATCTTTACTTGGTTACACAGAGGAAGGTTGGTCCATCGTCCGCCGGGAGTTAGATGAAGAGCTTAGAAATAATAACAATTTGTATGAGAAATTATTCAGACAAGATTTGCAGGTTGTGAGAGATTCGTTGGTAGCAACTAGATGGTTCACCATACCTGCTATGGGTTACTTGGTAGCAAATAGGTATAATGTCGTTCTCGTCACGTTGGGTAAACCTAGTAAGACTTTCTTTCCTATGATGACTTCATATTCCTCTTCAGCAAGGTTTTTTTGTATTGGTTTTGTCAATGGAAATCATTGGGTTCCGGTAAACATGTCAAAGGGGTTTCCGTTGCCCGAAGTTACAGCTGATTGGAAGAAATTTTGTTCACATGAAGCAAAGTCTTGGATGTCAAACTTAAACGGACGCCTACAATATTGGAACCTTCTAAATCCTCCGGTGAAACCTCTTAGTGGTGTTATGTctgttgaataa
- the LOC123893547 gene encoding protein MAIN-LIKE 1-like, whose protein sequence is MPFGEMTITLDDVACLLHLPVRGQFYTPVSVSQEQAAELAVELLGEEYEFALRETVAQRGGYFSQQWLYESYNRNANFYGKYDCAARAWMLMLVGSTILADKSYTRVDAKWLLLFSDLSAVHTYSWANIALVCLYDNLNDASMFSTRALAGYATLLQCWIHEYFPTLGRRAQSDLNCDNPGFPRAMRWMYKQGKTKLPEYRPILDALTPDDVIWRPFETHRGSIPFDLITLYSGHLRGSTVVPYLPERCIRQFGFVQYIPPPPPLAPAYSDIDSDWIGYHASVDRILQPTRPVTYASETVPDYMSWYYRVSHPRLCRPVDGPHGAPPVPHYAPAPAPAPDAPVDDAPADDAPQETALQRERRWRGMARGALETFLTRIDADRDDEDFEELFFALDVCRGAYP, encoded by the exons ATGCCGTTCGGCGAGATGACTATTACTTTGGACGATGTGGCATGTCTTCTGCATCTACCTGTTAGGGGTCAGTTTTATACTCCTGTATCAGTTTCTCAAGAACAAGCTGCGGAACTTGCAGTTGAGTTGTTAGGAGAGGAGTATGAATTTGCATTGCGAGAGACTGTAGCGCAGAGGGGTGGTTATTTTTCACAGCAGTGGCTATATGAGAGTTATAATAGGAATGCCAATTTCTACGGGAAATATGACTGCGCAGCTAGGGCATGGATGTTGATGTTGGTGGGATCTACCATTCTGGCCGATAAGAGTTATACACGTGTGGATGCCAAATGGCTACTTCTGTTTAGTGATTTGTCTGCAGTCCATACATATTCGTGGGCCAATATTGCATTAGTTTGTTTATACGATAACTTGAACGATGCATCCATGTTTTCTACGAGGGCCCTTGCAGGGTATGCGACACTTCTTCAG tGTTGGATCCACGAGTATTTTCCTACCCTTGGTAGGCGGGCTCAGTCGGATCTTAATTGTGATAATCCTGGATTTCCTCGAGCTATGCGGTGGATGTATAAGCAAGGGAAGACCAAGCTCCCCGAGTATCGGCCTATATTGGATGCACTGACCCCTGATGACGTGATATGGCGTCCGTTTGAGACTCACAGAGGTAGCATTCCTTTTGATCTGATTACTCTGTATAGTGGTCATCTGCGTGGATCCACGGTAGTTCCTTACTTGCCCGAGAGGTGTATTAGGCAATTTGGATTTGTACAGTatataccaccaccaccacctctagCTCCTGCCTACTCTGATATTGATAGCGACTGGATTGGTTATCACGCGTCCGTTGATCGGATCCTTCAGCCGACACGTCCAGTGACATATGCTAGTGAGACTGTACCTGATTACATGTCCTGGTACTATAGGGTATCACATCCTAGACTGTGTCGCCCTGTTGATGGACCACATGGAGCACCACCAGTTCCGCACTATGCACCTGCACCTGCACCTGCACCAGATGCCCCAGTAGACGATGCACCAGCAGATGATGCACCACAAGAAACTGCACTACAGCGTGAGCGGAGATGGAGAGGTATGGCTCGAGGCGCGCTTGAGACATTTCTTACGAGGATAGACGCTGATAGGGATGATGAGGATTTTGAGGAGCTTTTTTTTGCACTAGATGTATGTCGTGGTGCATACCCATGA
- the LOC123900049 gene encoding serine/threonine-protein kinase UCN-like — MDPPTPPNNEQNLNLNNLKPLKILGKGAMGTVFLIQQNNNSNMALKVVDKSSTHDAERRARWEIQVLSTLAHPFLPSLLGSFETAHLLGWAVPYCPGGDLNVLRYHQTDHVFSTTVIRFYIAEILCALDHLHTMGIAYRDLKPENILIQQSGHVTLTDFDLSRKLTHKTVKIETVDNSIHETRRKTRRWRVPLTEPNGKIARVIPVSRRGVSFSDGERSNSFVGTAEYVAPEVIRGDGHEFAVDWWAFGVLTYEMLYGKTPFKGKNKKETFRNVLFKSPEFVGRKTALTDLIERLLEKDPLKRFGYGGGANEIKEHEFFRGVKWEMLTEVVRPPFIPSKDDGYLTAEKFGEGIVNISDYFEKLKSPAVVLPSSPLRSPSSEFRDSVSFDEF, encoded by the coding sequence ATGGATCCACCAACACCACCCAATAATGAACAAAACCTTAACCTCAACAACCTAAAACCACTCAAAATCTTAGGTAAAGGTGCAATGGGAACCGTTTTCCTCattcaacaaaacaacaacTCCAACATGGCACTCAAAGTAGTTGATAAATCCTCCACTCACGACGCCGAACGTCGCGCCCGTTGGGAAATCCAAGTCTTATCAACTCTGGCCCACCCATTTCTCCCCTCGCTCCTGGGCTCATTCGAAACAGCTCACTTATTAGGCTGGGCTGTTCCGTATTGCCCGGGAGGCGATCTCAATGTGCTCCGTTACCACCAAACGGATCATGTCTTCTCAACAACCGTTATCCGTTTCTACATAGCAGAAATTCTCTGCGCTCTCGACCATCTTCATACAATGGGCATCGCTTATCGTGACCTTAAACCAGAAAACATTCTTATTCAACAATCTGGCCACGTCACCTTAACTGATTTCGATCTCTCACGTAAACTCACTCACAAAACCGTTAAAATTGAAACCGTCGATAACAGTATCCATGAAACTCGCCGCAAAACTCGGCGGTGGCGAGTCCCACTGACGGAACCTAACGGAAAGATAGCACGAGTTATTCCGGTGAGTCGACGCGGTGTGAGTTTCTCCGACGGTGAAAGGTCTAACTCGTTTGTCGGTACGGCGGAGTACGTCGCGCCGGAGGTTATACGCGGCGACGGACATGAATTCGCGGTTGATTGGTGGGCGTTTGGAGTTTTAACTTACGAGATGTTGTATGGGAAAACGCCGTTTAAGGGGAAGAATAAGAAGGAAACGTTTCGAAACGTGCTTTTCAAGTCGCCGGAGTTTGTTGGAAGAAAAACGGCGTTAACGGATTTGATCGAACGGTTGTTAGAGAAAGATCCGTTGAAGCGATTTGGTTATGGTGGTGGAGCTAATGAGATAAAAGAGCATGAGTTTTTTAGAGGGGTAAAATGGGAAATGTTGACGGAGGTTGTACGGCCGCCGTTTATTCCGTCAAAAGATGACGGTTATTTAACGGCGGAGAAATTTGGTGAGGGAATAGTGAATATAAGTGATTATTTTGAGAAGTTGAAATCTCCGGCGGTGGTGTTGCCGTCTTCGCCGTTACGGTCACCGTCTTCTGAGTTTCGGGATAGTGTTTCTTTTGATGAGTTCTGA